Proteins encoded within one genomic window of Candidatus Binatus sp.:
- a CDS encoding 50S ribosomal protein L25, with the protein METGELACEKRATRPKGQNNALRRNGRVPAILYGPTTAPMPLAIDRLELKARISAAAHTRIVKLKSSAAEIDGKHVIFKDVQRAPVSGEILHADLYEVDLNRPIRVEVALKFTGKAKGVANGGILAPLARTATVECLPLEIPDSIEVDVSDVDIHDVIHVSAVKFPGSVKPIFDTDYPVVSVLPPTVAEVAVVAVAEPVEGAVVEGAPVEGAAAAPAEGAAKEGGDKDKTAKKPEAARKPEAAEKKK; encoded by the coding sequence ATGGAGACCGGTGAACTAGCCTGCGAGAAACGCGCCACCCGACCCAAGGGTCAGAACAACGCGCTGCGGCGCAATGGCCGCGTGCCCGCAATATTGTACGGACCCACGACCGCGCCGATGCCGCTGGCGATCGATCGGCTGGAACTGAAGGCCAGGATTTCGGCGGCCGCGCACACCCGCATCGTCAAGCTCAAGTCGAGCGCTGCGGAGATCGACGGCAAGCACGTGATTTTCAAGGACGTGCAGCGCGCGCCGGTGTCGGGCGAGATCCTGCACGCGGATCTGTACGAGGTGGATCTCAACCGGCCGATTCGCGTCGAAGTGGCGCTCAAGTTCACGGGCAAGGCCAAAGGCGTCGCCAACGGCGGAATCCTGGCGCCGCTCGCGCGCACCGCTACGGTGGAATGCCTGCCGCTGGAAATTCCCGACTCGATCGAGGTTGACGTGTCCGACGTCGATATTCACGACGTCATTCACGTCTCGGCGGTCAAGTTCCCCGGCAGCGTCAAGCCGATCTTCGACACCGATTATCCAGTGGTCAGCGTGCTGCCGCCGACCGTTGCGGAAGTGGCAGTCGTCGCAGTTGCGGAACCGGTCGAAGGCGCGGTTGTCGAGGGTGCGCCGGTGGAAGGCGCCGCGGCCGCTCCCGCCGAGGGTGCAGCCAAAGAAGGCGGCGACAAGGACAAGACGGCCAAGAAGCCCGAGGCGGCCAGGAAGCCCGAGGCGGCCGAGAAAAAGAAGTAG
- a CDS encoding ribose-phosphate pyrophosphokinase: protein MSDGVKDQLEVFTGNSNPALAREVTEHLGVKLGEAEVGHFPDGEVMVEIRENVRGGDCFVIQSTCTPPNENLMELILVTDALRRASAGRITAVIPYFGYARQDRKVAPRVPISAKVVADLITTAGVNRVLTVDLHAGQIQGFFNIPVDNLYAMPVLINYLRKRIEGKKVSVVSPDAGGVERARAYARRLNANLAIIDKRRRRASEVAEMQLVGEVKDSIALLVDDMIDTAGTITEAAKVVANAGASEVIAVATHPILSDPACERLNKSNITEIVTTNTIPLRAKAQAELTKLRVLSVASLLAEAVKRIHNEESVSSLFA from the coding sequence ATGTCGGACGGGGTCAAGGACCAACTCGAAGTTTTCACCGGGAACTCCAATCCCGCGCTCGCGCGCGAGGTGACGGAACATCTCGGCGTGAAGCTGGGCGAAGCCGAGGTTGGCCATTTTCCCGACGGCGAAGTGATGGTCGAAATCCGCGAGAACGTGCGCGGCGGCGATTGCTTCGTCATCCAGTCGACCTGCACGCCGCCCAACGAGAACCTGATGGAACTGATCCTGGTCACCGATGCGCTCCGGCGCGCGTCGGCCGGGCGCATCACGGCGGTGATCCCGTACTTCGGCTATGCCCGGCAGGATCGCAAGGTTGCGCCGCGCGTGCCGATCAGCGCAAAGGTGGTAGCCGACCTGATCACGACCGCGGGCGTGAATCGGGTGCTCACGGTGGATCTGCACGCTGGCCAAATTCAGGGCTTCTTCAACATTCCGGTGGACAACCTGTACGCGATGCCGGTGTTGATCAATTACCTGCGCAAGCGCATCGAAGGAAAGAAGGTTTCGGTGGTGTCGCCCGACGCGGGCGGCGTGGAACGCGCGCGCGCCTACGCGCGGCGGCTCAACGCGAACCTCGCGATTATCGACAAGCGCCGCCGGCGCGCGAGCGAAGTCGCCGAGATGCAACTGGTGGGCGAAGTGAAGGACTCGATCGCGCTGCTGGTTGACGACATGATCGATACCGCCGGCACCATCACCGAGGCGGCCAAGGTGGTCGCCAACGCCGGCGCGTCGGAAGTAATCGCAGTCGCGACGCATCCGATCCTGTCGGATCCGGCCTGCGAGCGCCTGAATAAATCGAACATCACTGAAATTGTTACGACCAACACTATCCCGCTGCGCGCCAAGGCACAGGCCGAGCTCACCAAGCTCCGGGTGCTGTCGGTCGCAAGCCTGCTGGCGGAAGCGGTCAAGCGAATTCATAATGAGGAGTCGGTAAGCTCGCTCTTTGCATGA